A genomic stretch from Thermomonospora umbrina includes:
- a CDS encoding PadR family transcriptional regulator, with protein MNPDALRGHLDALLLSVLEHEPLHGYAIIEALSARSGGALAVPTGTVYPALRRLERTGELTSAWATVGGRRRRTYRLTAAGRRRLEGERSAWRAFADTIGTVLSPAEPLTKIRPSGGG; from the coding sequence GTGAACCCCGACGCGCTTCGCGGTCACCTCGACGCGCTCCTGCTCTCGGTGCTCGAGCACGAGCCCCTGCACGGATACGCCATCATCGAGGCGTTGAGCGCCCGCAGCGGCGGCGCGCTGGCCGTTCCGACCGGCACCGTCTACCCGGCGCTGCGCAGACTGGAGCGCACCGGCGAGCTGACCAGCGCATGGGCGACCGTCGGCGGCCGTCGCCGCCGCACCTACCGACTCACCGCGGCCGGCCGCCGCCGCCTCGAGGGCGAACGCAGCGCCTGGCGCGCGTTCGCCGACACCATCGGCACCGTCCTGTCCCCCGCCGAACCCCTGACGAAGATCAGGCCGTCGGGAGGCGGCTGA
- a CDS encoding DUF732 domain-containing protein, which yields MRRIILTAVLSGLVLTGCGSSDDDPKDPPAATAPGTGGGGGAVPPSGDGGTGSVTPQKLQAFLSDVAKIDAGLAAKPDQSLTVALAVCKDLTSGKNDAAAAGAASARLSAGAGVDLELEPSKRFVQAAKTHICRP from the coding sequence ATGCGACGGATCATCCTCACCGCGGTGCTGTCCGGTCTGGTCCTGACGGGATGCGGATCGAGCGACGACGACCCCAAGGACCCGCCCGCGGCCACCGCCCCCGGCACGGGCGGCGGCGGGGGCGCCGTACCGCCCTCCGGCGACGGCGGCACGGGCTCGGTGACCCCCCAGAAGCTCCAGGCGTTCCTCTCCGACGTCGCGAAGATCGACGCCGGCCTCGCCGCCAAGCCGGACCAGAGCCTGACGGTCGCCCTCGCCGTCTGCAAGGACCTCACGTCCGGCAAGAACGACGCCGCCGCCGCCGGAGCGGCCTCGGCCCGGCTCAGCGCCGGCGCCGGCGTCGACCTGGAACTCGAACCCTCCAAGCGCTTCGTCCAAGCCGCCAAGACCCACATCTGCAGGCCCTGA
- a CDS encoding permease prefix domain 1-containing protein, protein MTIDAYVAELRRAIVGPSRLKRDMVVEARDGLEDAAEALRAEGVPAAEAERLAVVAFGTVREVAPGYQEELTASAGRRLGLLLAVAGPMTWVIWWATWRLFPVEIGAWGEHPGWAPVVDAMLDGLHLFSGVLGVLIVAALTRRGRRWSVGRTRLVARLAGAYVSLLVVLTFVLVLPLLSLGDTGADGYRNTPWTVATAASAVLMGLQVRGARRCLRLSRLPTA, encoded by the coding sequence ATGACCATCGACGCATACGTGGCCGAGTTGAGGCGGGCGATCGTGGGGCCGTCGCGCCTCAAGCGGGACATGGTCGTCGAGGCTCGGGACGGGTTGGAGGACGCCGCGGAGGCGCTGCGGGCCGAAGGGGTGCCCGCGGCGGAGGCCGAGCGTCTGGCGGTGGTCGCGTTCGGGACCGTTCGCGAGGTCGCCCCCGGATACCAGGAGGAGCTGACGGCGTCCGCCGGGCGGCGGCTGGGGCTGCTGCTGGCGGTGGCGGGGCCGATGACCTGGGTGATCTGGTGGGCGACCTGGCGGTTGTTCCCGGTGGAGATCGGCGCCTGGGGGGAGCATCCGGGCTGGGCGCCCGTGGTCGACGCGATGCTGGACGGGCTCCATCTGTTCTCGGGGGTGCTGGGCGTGCTGATCGTGGCCGCCCTGACCCGGCGGGGGCGGCGGTGGTCGGTGGGGAGGACGCGGCTCGTGGCGCGGCTCGCGGGGGCGTACGTGTCGCTGCTGGTGGTGCTGACGTTCGTGCTGGTGCTGCCGCTGTTGTCGTTGGGGGACACCGGTGCCGATGGGTACCGGAACACGCCGTGGACGGTCGCCACGGCCGCCTCGGCGGTGTTGATGGGCTTGCAGGTGCGCGGTGCGCGACGGTGCCTGCGACTCAGCCGCCTCCCGACGGCCTGA
- a CDS encoding cytochrome ubiquinol oxidase subunit I — MDVLDLARLQFAVTAGLHFLFVVFTLGMAPVVAVLNTRWALSGDPLYERMTRFWGQVYVINYALGIVTGLVMEFQFGLSWSGLSHYAGDVFGAPLAVETMVAFFLESTFLGLWIFGWHRLPRRAHLACIWAVTLTAYASAFWIMVANSFLQNPAGATVEGDRLALTDLGALLTNKALVFAFPHVAGAGLTAGAFVLMGASAYHLWRRTEEREFFTKSLRTGVWLAAVGLFVAVGFGFAQFGVVPEGKFDGGGAGVGLGFMILIGQLLFMLVLFFLLPVIRWAPHWRWLHPVLIAMTPLPFLTAILGWIAREMGRHPWMVRDRLTVADAMSPGLTSGMVTASLIGFTLVLSLLAVVDYVLIARVIRRGPGEIALGAPAERPEPEPEQPDRVLSH; from the coding sequence ATGGACGTCCTTGATCTCGCGCGGCTGCAGTTCGCCGTGACGGCCGGACTGCACTTCCTGTTCGTGGTGTTCACGCTCGGGATGGCGCCGGTCGTCGCGGTCCTGAACACCCGGTGGGCGCTGTCCGGAGACCCGCTGTACGAGCGGATGACCCGGTTCTGGGGCCAGGTCTATGTCATCAACTACGCGCTGGGCATCGTCACCGGCCTGGTGATGGAGTTCCAGTTCGGGCTGAGCTGGAGCGGGCTGTCGCACTACGCGGGCGACGTGTTCGGCGCGCCGCTGGCGGTGGAGACGATGGTGGCCTTCTTCCTGGAGTCCACGTTCCTGGGGTTGTGGATCTTCGGATGGCATCGGCTGCCGCGCCGGGCCCACCTGGCCTGCATCTGGGCGGTGACGCTGACCGCCTATGCCAGCGCGTTCTGGATCATGGTGGCCAACTCGTTCCTGCAGAACCCGGCGGGCGCGACCGTCGAGGGCGATCGGCTGGCGCTGACCGACCTCGGGGCCCTGCTGACCAACAAGGCGCTGGTGTTCGCGTTCCCGCACGTGGCCGGGGCCGGGCTGACGGCCGGGGCGTTCGTGCTGATGGGGGCGAGCGCGTACCACCTGTGGCGGCGCACCGAGGAGCGGGAGTTCTTCACCAAGTCGCTGCGGACCGGGGTGTGGCTGGCGGCGGTGGGGCTCTTCGTGGCCGTCGGGTTCGGGTTCGCGCAGTTCGGCGTGGTGCCGGAGGGCAAGTTCGACGGCGGGGGAGCGGGTGTCGGGCTCGGTTTCATGATCCTCATCGGGCAGTTGCTCTTCATGCTCGTGCTGTTCTTCCTGCTCCCGGTGATCCGGTGGGCGCCGCACTGGCGATGGCTGCATCCGGTGCTGATCGCGATGACGCCGCTGCCGTTCCTCACGGCGATCCTCGGCTGGATCGCCCGGGAGATGGGGCGTCACCCGTGGATGGTGCGCGATCGGCTCACCGTGGCCGACGCGATGTCCCCCGGGCTGACCTCGGGGATGGTCACCGCCTCGCTGATCGGCTTCACCCTCGTGCTCAGCCTGCTGGCGGTCGTCGACTACGTCCTCATCGCGCGCGTCATCCGCCGGGGACCGGGTGAGATCGCGCTCGGCGCGCCCGCCGAGCGGCCCGAGCCCGAGCCGGAGCAGCCCGACCGCGT